The following proteins come from a genomic window of Sesamum indicum cultivar Zhongzhi No. 13 linkage group LG10, S_indicum_v1.0, whole genome shotgun sequence:
- the LOC105172529 gene encoding 60S ribosomal protein L3-2, with translation MSHRKFEHPRHGSLGFLPRKRASRHRGKVKAFPKDDPTKPCRLTAFLGYKAGMTHIVREVEKPGSKLHKKETCEAVTIIETPPIIVVGVVGYVKTPRGLRCLNTVWAQHLSEEVKRRFYKNWCKSKKKAFTKYSKKLDTEEGKKDIQAQLEKMKKYCTVIRVLAHTQIRKMKGLKQKKAHLMEIQVNGGDVAKKVDYAYSFFEKQIPIDAVFQKDEMIDIIGVTKGKGYEGVVTRWGVTRLPRKTHRGLRKVACIGAWHPARVSFTVARAGQNGYHHRTEMNKKIYKLGKAGQESHSAMTEFDRTEKDITPMGGFPHYGVVKDDYLLIKGCCVGPKKRVVTLRQSLLNQTSRVALEEIKLKFIDTSSKFGHGRFQTTQEKAKFFGRLKA, from the exons ATGTCACACCGAAAGTTTGAGCACCCAAGACATGGATCTTTGGGATTTCTTCCAAGAAAAAGGGCATCTCGGCACAGAGGAAAAG TGAAGGCCTTCCCCAAAGATGATCCCACAAAACCTTGCAGATTGACTGCTTTTCTTGGATACAAGGCTGGGATGACACATATTGTTCGCGAAGTCGAAAAACCTGGATCAA AACTCCACAAAAAAGAGACATGTGAAGCTGTAACCATTATTGAAACACCACCAATCATTGTTGTTGGGGTTGTGGGGTATGTTAAGACACCACGTGGGCTCCGTTGCTTGAATACTGTTTGGGCTCAACATTTAAGTGAGGAAGTCAAGAGGAGGTTCTACAAAAATTGGTGCAAGTCGAAGAAGAAGGCTTTCACCAAGTATTCAAAGAAGCTTGATACTGAAGAAGGAAAGAAGGACATTCAAGCTCAGCTGGAGAAAATGAAGAAGTATTGCACTGTAATTCGGGTGTTGGCTCATACACAG ATTCGTAAGATGAAAGGACTTAAGCAAAAGAAGGCCCACTTGATGGAGATTCAAGTCAATGGTGGAGATGTTGCCAAGAAGGTTGACTATGCATATAGCTTTTTTGAGAAGCAGATACCCATTGATGCTGTTTTCCAGAAAGATGAGATGATTGACATTATTGGAGTGACCAAGGGTAAAGGATATGAAGGTGTAGTGACCCGTTGGGGTGTCACCCGCCTTCCACGTAAGACCCATCGTGGGCTTCGCAAGGTTGCCTGTATTGGTGCTTGGCATCCCGCCAGGGTTTCATTCACTGTTGCCAGGGCTGGGCAAAATGGTTACCACCATAGGACAGAGatgaacaagaaaatttacaaacttGGCAAAGCTGGTCAGGAATCTCATTCTGCCATGACTGAGTTTGACAG gACCGAGAAAGACATTACACCAATGGGAGGGTTTCCTCACTATGGGGTGGTGAAAGATGACTATCTTTTGATAAAAGGCTGTTGTGTCGGGCCGAAAAAGCGTGTCGTCACACTGAGGCAGTCACTGTTGAACCAGACTTCTAGGGTTGCGTTGGAGGAGATCAAACTTAAGTTCATCGATACATCCTCTAAATTTGGTCATGGACGCTTCCAGACAACTCAGGAGAAGGCCAAGTTCTTTGGCAGGCTCAAGGCTTGA